In a single window of the Pseudomonadota bacterium genome:
- a CDS encoding FprA family A-type flavoprotein, with protein sequence MKTVEIKPDIYWVGAIDWGIRDFHGYITQNGTTYNNYLIKDEQTTLIDTVKHDYCSVTIENISKIVDLSQVVNIVVNHIEPDHASSLDMIMKLIPDATVYITERGKKGIERYFDTSKWRFKIVKSGDVLNTGKYTLLFLETPMLHWPDSMVTYVKEAKLLISQDAFGQHIATASRFDDEFVECNSQFELDDAIADYYSNILMPFGQLIKTKIGDILKLNLDIDMIAPDHGIIWRKDPGKIIQKYLDMADGKADLRVAVIYDTMWHSTEHMMAPIVDGIKDEGVDCKVIKLRESPMSVAVKELWKARGCLIGVPTINNVMFPSVAGLLYHLGGLKPRNRIMAAFGSYGWGGGAVKEAYEMFKRIGVEVMEPGIQIQYRPSSEDEKKCYEFGKEFAGKVKEYHKKFEE encoded by the coding sequence ATGAAAACCGTTGAGATTAAGCCAGATATTTATTGGGTAGGGGCAATTGACTGGGGTATAAGGGATTTCCATGGATATATAACGCAAAACGGCACAACGTATAACAATTACCTTATCAAAGATGAACAGACAACACTTATTGATACGGTAAAACATGATTATTGTTCCGTAACTATTGAAAATATAAGTAAAATAGTTGATCTGTCCCAGGTTGTTAATATAGTGGTAAACCATATAGAACCTGATCATGCAAGCAGTCTTGATATGATAATGAAGCTTATACCTGATGCAACGGTTTACATAACGGAGCGTGGAAAAAAAGGTATTGAGAGGTATTTTGATACGTCGAAGTGGAGATTTAAAATTGTAAAAAGCGGTGATGTTCTTAATACAGGAAAATACACTCTGTTATTTCTGGAAACGCCCATGCTTCACTGGCCTGATTCCATGGTTACCTATGTTAAAGAGGCAAAGCTCCTTATATCGCAGGATGCCTTCGGGCAGCATATAGCAACTGCGTCCAGATTTGATGATGAATTTGTTGAGTGCAATTCCCAATTTGAACTTGATGATGCAATAGCCGATTATTATTCCAATATCCTCATGCCCTTCGGGCAGTTAATAAAGACAAAAATAGGCGATATACTGAAACTCAATCTTGATATTGATATGATTGCGCCTGACCATGGCATAATATGGAGGAAAGACCCTGGAAAGATTATTCAGAAATATCTTGACATGGCCGACGGTAAAGCAGATTTAAGGGTGGCTGTTATATATGATACCATGTGGCACAGCACAGAGCATATGATGGCCCCGATAGTTGACGGCATTAAAGATGAAGGAGTTGACTGCAAGGTAATAAAGCTGAGAGAATCCCCGATGAGTGTAGCAGTAAAAGAACTCTGGAAAGCCAGAGGATGCTTAATAGGCGTTCCCACGATTAATAATGTTATGTTTCCTTCAGTGGCAGGGCTTTTGTATCATCTTGGCGGATTAAAACCGAGAAACAGGATTATGGCCGCATTCGGGAGTTATGGATGGGGCGGCGGAGCAGTAAAAGAAGCCTATGAGATGTTCAAGCGGATTGGCGTTGAGGTGATGGAGCCCGGAATTCAGATACAATACAGACCATCTTCAGAGGATGAAAAGAAGTGTTACGAATTTGGAAAGGAATTTGCCGGAAAGGTAAAGGAATACCACAAGAAGTTTGAAGAGTAA
- a CDS encoding flavodoxin family protein yields the protein MLRIVAFHGSPRVDGNSDILLQEALKPIYKEGHEVKLFKLNLMNIKPCQNCGGCDETGLCVIHDEMSEIYDAVRAADRVILSSPIFFFALSAQTKIMIDRFQCFWCEKYLLGKPIPEGEHGRKGLLLLVGGMTKDIGVQCGEAAAKAFFRTISVPKHETLSYLGIDYKGAILHHPTALNDVSRAGERLIKQEEE from the coding sequence ATGTTGAGAATAGTGGCCTTTCACGGAAGTCCAAGGGTTGACGGCAACTCCGATATTTTACTTCAGGAGGCTTTGAAGCCGATATACAAAGAAGGCCATGAAGTGAAGCTTTTCAAACTCAATCTCATGAATATAAAGCCTTGTCAGAACTGCGGCGGCTGTGATGAGACAGGTCTTTGTGTGATACATGATGAGATGAGTGAAATTTATGATGCAGTCAGGGCAGCAGACAGGGTTATACTTTCATCCCCGATTTTCTTCTTTGCTCTTTCTGCACAGACAAAAATAATGATTGACAGATTTCAGTGTTTCTGGTGCGAAAAATATCTTCTCGGCAAACCGATTCCGGAAGGCGAGCATGGAAGAAAGGGTCTTCTGCTGCTTGTCGGAGGGATGACAAAGGACATAGGCGTTCAATGCGGGGAGGCGGCTGCCAAAGCATTCTTCAGGACAATCAGCGTTCCGAAGCATGAAACGCTGAGCTATTTGGGCATTGATTATAAGGGTGCGATCCTGCATCACCCCACAGCATTGAACGATGTCAGTCGTGCTGGGGAAAGGCTAATAAAACAGGAAGAGGAGTAA
- a CDS encoding rubrerythrin family protein, with protein MSKTENNLKDAFAGESQANRKYLAFAKKAEEEGYKQAARLFRAAAEAETVHAHNHLRELKGIKSTKENLAEAISGETHEFTEMYPVMIEEAKSEGNNGAVRSFHIANEVEKIHAALYKKALETLGSNVETEYYICKVCGCTVEGEAPDVCPVCGAKKVAFYKVD; from the coding sequence ATGTCTAAGACAGAAAATAATTTAAAAGATGCTTTTGCAGGAGAATCTCAGGCGAACAGGAAATACCTTGCTTTTGCAAAAAAGGCCGAAGAAGAAGGCTATAAACAGGCTGCGAGATTATTTAGAGCAGCAGCAGAAGCCGAAACAGTACATGCGCATAATCATTTGAGAGAGCTTAAAGGCATTAAAAGCACAAAAGAGAATCTTGCAGAGGCCATCAGCGGTGAAACACATGAGTTTACGGAAATGTACCCGGTCATGATTGAAGAAGCCAAATCAGAAGGCAACAATGGAGCTGTGAGAAGTTTTCATATCGCCAACGAGGTTGAAAAGATCCATGCTGCACTATATAAAAAAGCCCTTGAAACACTGGGCAGCAATGTAGAGACGGAATATTACATATGCAAGGTGTGCGGTTGTACGGTTGAGGGCGAGGCGCCTGATGTATGCCCGGTTTGCGGCGCCAAAAAGGTAGCTTTTTATAAGGTAGATTAA
- a CDS encoding DMT family transporter — protein MTKDQIDSKGFVAIVILAILWGINYAAIKFSNTGLSPIFTTFLRSLIASFLGIIYCIVVRQPLFHRDILLFHGFITGLLFGFEFVCLYLGMLYTDAARAAVFVYLSPFIVALGAHFFLKERLNLLKIVGLILAFIGVYLVFKDKPHTSNKLMLLGDTLEILAAIFWGATTLYIKKYLAGKVHPINTFLYQFIFSIPIMFACAYFIEDKWIFNVNVYVLASVAYQSVIVAFASYLVWFMLIHTYPVAKLSVFTFLAPVFGVLFGAIILKEKLTTGLILGLVCVSIGIFCNNYTKK, from the coding sequence ATGACAAAAGACCAAATAGACTCGAAAGGTTTTGTTGCAATTGTTATCCTCGCCATACTATGGGGGATAAACTATGCGGCAATTAAATTTTCAAATACAGGGCTCTCGCCCATTTTTACAACCTTTCTGCGTTCATTAATTGCGTCATTTTTGGGGATCATCTATTGTATTGTTGTCAGGCAACCGCTTTTTCATAGAGACATACTCCTGTTTCACGGTTTTATTACAGGCCTGCTTTTCGGTTTTGAATTTGTTTGTCTTTATCTCGGGATGCTCTACACCGACGCAGCAAGGGCAGCCGTGTTTGTATACCTTTCTCCATTTATTGTTGCCCTTGGAGCACACTTTTTCTTAAAAGAAAGACTCAATTTATTAAAGATTGTCGGTCTGATTCTTGCCTTTATCGGTGTTTATCTCGTTTTCAAGGATAAACCGCATACTTCAAATAAATTAATGCTGCTGGGCGACACTCTTGAGATTTTAGCAGCCATATTCTGGGGTGCAACAACCCTGTATATAAAGAAATATCTTGCCGGAAAAGTTCATCCTATAAATACGTTTCTCTACCAGTTTATATTTTCAATCCCGATAATGTTTGCATGCGCATACTTTATTGAGGACAAATGGATTTTTAATGTGAATGTTTATGTATTGGCATCCGTTGCATATCAGTCCGTCATAGTCGCCTTCGCATCTTATCTTGTCTGGTTTATGCTGATTCACACATATCCTGTGGCCAAACTTTCCGTTTTTACATTTCTCGCACCTGTTTTCGGCGTTCTTTTCGGTGCGATTATTTTGAAAGAAAAATTAACAACAGGCTTGATCCTGGGGCTTGTATGCGTCAGCATCGGTATTTTCTGCAATAATTACACAAAAAAATGA
- a CDS encoding lysylphosphatidylglycerol synthase transmembrane domain-containing protein, protein MKKNKILTIAGFIISILLLYLSLKDIQFHEIIETLKKADLKLIFIPTLIIFFSASLSAFKWSKISGNNVRFRDTFVALIIGLFVNNVLPARIGEIVRGYVLSKKTGVSFTFGLSTVLIDRFFDLAGLLLIVLIFFPKQSLPPKVSQSLFILVILLIACTVTFIIMSREKFTGTVIKMLDKIKKPILLKFAHRLIEVSENIRRINSPLNMIFYVAISFLQWFGMSTALYFAILTLNVSVKFIYVPFICALLNMGLTIPSSPGYVGVYQFLLVYILSIFNIPKHEGFAVSILFHASWYIPYNILGFIFLLKEHLRIKDMKELDTKNI, encoded by the coding sequence ATGAAAAAAAATAAGATTTTAACCATAGCAGGTTTCATTATAAGCATCCTTTTGCTTTATCTTTCTTTAAAAGATATTCAATTTCATGAAATAATTGAGACTTTAAAAAAGGCTGACCTGAAGTTAATATTTATCCCGACTTTAATTATTTTTTTTTCAGCATCACTCAGCGCATTCAAGTGGTCAAAAATATCCGGCAATAATGTAAGGTTCAGGGATACCTTTGTCGCTCTTATTATCGGACTCTTTGTAAACAATGTCCTGCCGGCAAGAATCGGTGAAATAGTAAGAGGCTACGTTTTATCTAAAAAAACCGGCGTTTCCTTTACTTTTGGCCTGTCTACCGTACTGATAGACAGATTTTTCGATCTTGCAGGCCTTTTGCTGATCGTATTGATATTTTTCCCGAAGCAGAGCCTGCCTCCGAAGGTTTCTCAAAGCCTGTTCATACTCGTTATACTGCTGATAGCATGCACAGTGACATTTATTATAATGAGCAGGGAGAAATTTACCGGCACTGTTATAAAAATGCTCGACAAGATAAAAAAACCCATTCTATTGAAATTTGCCCACAGGCTTATTGAAGTCAGCGAAAACATCAGGCGGATTAATTCACCCCTGAACATGATCTTTTACGTGGCAATATCCTTTTTACAGTGGTTTGGCATGAGCACTGCCTTATACTTTGCCATATTAACGCTCAATGTTTCCGTAAAGTTCATATATGTACCATTTATTTGCGCATTGCTCAACATGGGGCTTACCATACCCTCTTCTCCGGGTTATGTCGGCGTCTACCAGTTTCTGCTCGTATACATCCTCTCCATATTTAATATCCCGAAGCATGAAGGGTTTGCAGTTTCAATCCTCTTCCATGCATCCTGGTATATTCCTTATAATATATTGGGATTTATATTTCTGTTGAAAGAGCACCTGAGAATTAAAGATATGAAGGAATTAGATACAAAGAACATATAA
- a CDS encoding branched-chain amino acid aminotransferase, with protein sequence MRITKTLKSRKHEVNFDNLGFGKHFSDHMFSCDYKNGKWDIPQIVPYGSISISPSICSLHYGQIVFEGLKAFYAGDRINIFRPEKYHERFNRSCLRLCIPPVEYDLFIRAIEGLIILDGHWVPQSKETALYIRPFIFATDDFLGVKVSETYSFLIITSPVGAYYKEGINPVKLITSGEYTRAAQGGLGEAKTPANYAASLLPAQIAQDKGFTQVLWLDGVENRFIEEVGTMNIFFLIDNKLVTPSLEGTILSGVTRDSVITLAKEWGITVEERRVSIDELISSSKDGSLQEVFGTGTAAVISPVGEVKHGEETIIVNNRKIGELSQKLYDEITGIQYGEKEDKFNWCLSFSAPPNL encoded by the coding sequence ATGAGAATTACAAAAACTTTAAAGAGCAGAAAACATGAGGTCAATTTTGATAACTTAGGATTCGGCAAACATTTTTCCGACCACATGTTCAGTTGTGATTACAAAAACGGCAAATGGGATATTCCGCAAATAGTTCCTTACGGCAGCATCAGCATTTCGCCGTCAATATGTTCCCTCCATTACGGACAGATTGTTTTTGAAGGTCTAAAGGCATTCTATGCAGGTGATAGGATCAATATATTCCGTCCTGAAAAATACCATGAACGATTCAACAGATCTTGCCTCAGGCTTTGTATACCACCCGTTGAATACGATTTGTTTATACGGGCCATAGAAGGACTTATTATACTGGACGGGCACTGGGTTCCTCAAAGCAAGGAGACTGCTTTGTATATCAGACCCTTCATTTTTGCCACTGATGATTTTCTTGGAGTAAAAGTCTCGGAAACGTACAGCTTTTTAATCATCACATCGCCGGTTGGTGCATATTACAAGGAAGGGATTAATCCGGTAAAGCTTATTACTTCCGGTGAATATACCAGAGCTGCACAGGGCGGCCTCGGGGAAGCAAAGACTCCTGCCAATTATGCTGCCAGCTTGCTGCCTGCGCAGATAGCTCAGGATAAAGGGTTCACGCAGGTGTTATGGCTTGATGGTGTTGAGAACAGGTTTATTGAAGAAGTGGGCACCATGAATATCTTTTTTCTGATCGACAACAAACTGGTAACACCTTCTCTTGAAGGAACAATTCTGTCCGGGGTTACAAGAGACTCGGTGATAACTCTTGCAAAAGAATGGGGTATTACAGTTGAAGAACGTCGTGTATCGATAGATGAATTGATTTCTTCATCAAAAGACGGTTCGTTGCAGGAGGTGTTCGGCACTGGTACTGCAGCCGTAATTTCACCGGTAGGCGAGGTTAAACATGGAGAAGAAACTATTATTGTTAATAACAGGAAGATAGGTGAGCTGTCACAAAAACTTTACGATGAGATAACAGGAATACAGTATGGAGAAAAAGAGGATAAATTTAACTGGTGTCTTTCATTCTCTGCCCCTCCAAATTTATAG